A window of the Bacteroidales bacterium genome harbors these coding sequences:
- a CDS encoding GEVED domain-containing protein: MKHITSLWLLVFFMASASLIAQNDVTEMVSKKAASAMCKTGQQPNLNVEVKAGVLSQNDPMIDVNPTKLTEFHPEWDVTTQMLTITNTGSEPLDWSIVANAPLRQVSIPASDPVEDLRILRERMAAEGLLPLAGIEPGIVAGVKHNSGNSGSQALPFDNFVTSVSQFSNDVGVYSIPQPLSGVSLTNAEPIAITIKNFGTASQSNIPWTVNWDGTTGSGSENGTFAGPLASEATATVNLTQTANLSDYGSYNFTACTALAGDEDAANDCKMKTLFNFFPEYCVASTRTEDEFIQNVLCGTIDNSSGWQGDVADYTDIYTVISPGASNAITVTNGNPWPSDKVTCWVDWDMSYTFDEGNEKFVLTSDDAGLTFTGAIAVPASTPLDNYRMRVRMSYSVDPFPCETMTYGEVEDYTIKVAGNPIAWLTVPENTGGTLGVGESTGVEITFNSMVLPDGYYEGSLEITSNDPANPLVTVPVTLLVGSPLPPPNNLEAEIINFLDVNLTWDVPTGVFIPEWITYSGENITNAISASTNFDVAARWTPEMLEDFEGGRVTKVDFVPGEPGDICTYTVKIWQGSTNPTLKYSQEVFDITPGAWNTVELDEAYHIDFSKDLWIGFNCNTTGGFPAGCDAGPQDEGFGNMISWNGAWTTLSQLDPSLTFNWAIKGYIETGMQVEGYKVFRKNGNQGSFNLIGSTNANTLTYLDQNVIYGHLYYYHVKAQYAAGLSAPSNEIEVIIDTHISDPSGASGTLQVYPNPANDHIIIQSEDELRSVILTNYSGQVNFSREVKGTELRINTEKFAKGLYMLQIETTDGRSIHKVVIQ, from the coding sequence ATGAAACACATTACAAGCCTATGGCTGTTGGTGTTTTTTATGGCATCAGCATCACTCATTGCGCAAAACGACGTCACAGAAATGGTTTCAAAGAAAGCTGCATCAGCAATGTGCAAAACCGGTCAGCAGCCGAATCTAAATGTTGAGGTGAAAGCCGGGGTGCTTTCCCAAAATGATCCGATGATTGATGTGAACCCGACAAAGCTTACCGAGTTTCATCCTGAATGGGATGTTACCACTCAGATGCTCACCATCACCAACACGGGTAGTGAACCGCTTGATTGGTCAATAGTAGCTAATGCACCTTTACGACAGGTATCGATTCCTGCCTCTGACCCGGTTGAAGATTTGCGTATTCTCAGAGAGAGAATGGCTGCTGAAGGACTCCTGCCACTTGCTGGCATTGAGCCGGGTATTGTTGCTGGTGTAAAACACAACAGCGGTAACTCAGGTTCACAGGCTCTTCCTTTTGACAACTTTGTTACCAGTGTTTCACAGTTTAGTAATGATGTTGGAGTTTATTCAATTCCGCAACCTCTGAGCGGTGTAAGTCTTACCAATGCTGAACCCATTGCTATCACCATCAAAAACTTTGGGACTGCTTCACAATCTAATATTCCTTGGACAGTAAACTGGGATGGCACTACAGGGTCAGGTTCTGAAAACGGAACCTTTGCCGGCCCGCTTGCATCAGAAGCCACAGCAACTGTGAACCTTACCCAAACGGCCAACCTTTCCGACTATGGCAGTTACAATTTTACAGCCTGTACGGCGCTGGCCGGTGACGAAGATGCTGCCAATGATTGTAAAATGAAAACCCTTTTCAATTTCTTTCCTGAATATTGCGTAGCATCCACCAGAACTGAAGATGAATTTATTCAAAATGTATTGTGTGGAACCATCGACAACAGTAGTGGCTGGCAAGGTGACGTAGCCGACTATACTGATATTTATACTGTAATTTCCCCCGGTGCATCCAATGCCATTACCGTTACCAATGGTAACCCATGGCCTTCCGATAAAGTTACCTGCTGGGTTGACTGGGATATGAGCTATACCTTTGATGAAGGCAACGAAAAGTTTGTTCTTACCAGTGATGATGCAGGCTTAACCTTCACCGGAGCTATTGCAGTTCCTGCCAGCACCCCCCTTGACAATTACCGCATGCGTGTAAGGATGAGCTACAGCGTGGATCCTTTTCCATGCGAAACGATGACCTATGGTGAAGTAGAAGACTACACCATTAAAGTAGCGGGAAACCCAATCGCATGGCTCACGGTGCCTGAGAACACCGGCGGTACTTTGGGCGTCGGCGAGTCAACAGGGGTTGAGATTACCTTCAACTCTATGGTTCTGCCTGATGGATATTATGAAGGCTCACTGGAGATCACCAGCAACGATCCCGCTAACCCGCTGGTTACTGTTCCGGTTACTCTGCTGGTTGGATCACCTTTACCACCGCCAAATAATCTAGAGGCTGAGATAATAAACTTCCTTGATGTCAACCTTACTTGGGATGTCCCTACAGGTGTTTTTATTCCTGAATGGATTACCTATTCCGGTGAAAACATCACTAACGCTATCAGTGCCTCAACCAATTTCGACGTGGCAGCCCGCTGGACGCCTGAAATGCTCGAAGATTTTGAAGGGGGCAGGGTAACAAAGGTTGACTTTGTCCCTGGTGAACCCGGCGATATTTGCACCTACACCGTCAAGATATGGCAGGGAAGCACCAATCCAACGCTTAAGTATTCGCAGGAAGTTTTTGATATCACACCAGGTGCTTGGAACACTGTAGAGCTGGATGAGGCTTATCATATTGATTTTTCTAAAGATTTGTGGATTGGTTTCAACTGCAACACCACGGGAGGTTTCCCGGCTGGCTGCGATGCCGGCCCTCAAGATGAAGGCTTTGGTAACATGATTTCCTGGAATGGTGCCTGGACTACCCTTTCTCAGTTGGATCCCTCGCTTACATTCAATTGGGCTATTAAAGGTTACATAGAGACTGGAATGCAGGTTGAAGGTTACAAAGTTTTCCGCAAAAATGGGAACCAAGGCAGCTTTAATCTGATTGGTAGCACCAATGCGAACACACTTACCTACCTTGATCAAAATGTTATTTATGGCCATCTGTACTATTACCATGTGAAAGCTCAATATGCTGCTGGCCTGTCAGCTCCAAGTAATGAGATAGAAGTAATCATTGACACCCATATCAGCGATCCTTCTGGTGCCTCAGGCACACTGCAGGTTTATCCAAATCCGGCTAACGATCACATCATCATCCAATCTGAAGACGAATTACGGTCGGTAATTTTAACCAACTACTCCGGGCAAGTAAATTTCAGCCGGGAAGTTAAGGGGACGGAGCTGCGCATCAATACCGAAAAATTCGCAAAAGGTCTTTACATGTTGCAGATCGAGACTACTGATGGCCGCTCAATACATAAGGTGGTCATCCAATAA
- a CDS encoding EamA family transporter, with the protein MTSKAAHFLYNTRLGGWVLLILLMLTWGSSFILMKRGLEVYSSVQVGSIRIFMAFLVLLPVALKHIKRVPRSKLKYIFLVGLLGTGLPAFLFAKAQTGLDSAVAGILNSLTPLFTLIAGLTFFGQKTRAVNVAGVLIGLIGAVGLIYVTGSGSLEFRFSFAIYIVVATMLYAIQSNMIKYYLHDVKAAAIAAIGFFFIGVPAGILLFFFTDFTQVIVSGNNAALAFVYIAVLGIFGSAIAIILYNKLVQTTTAIFASSVTYFVPVVALLWGMTDGERFTAGAFGFAAVILAGVVLVNRGRNRNALNKIK; encoded by the coding sequence ATGACCTCTAAAGCTGCTCACTTTCTTTACAACACCCGCCTCGGAGGTTGGGTGCTACTAATTTTACTGATGCTTACGTGGGGAAGTTCTTTCATACTCATGAAACGCGGGCTGGAGGTTTACAGCAGCGTTCAAGTAGGTTCCATCCGAATATTTATGGCATTTTTGGTTCTATTACCTGTGGCGCTGAAGCACATTAAGCGGGTTCCGCGATCGAAACTGAAATACATCTTTTTGGTAGGATTGTTAGGAACCGGTTTGCCGGCATTCCTTTTTGCCAAAGCGCAAACGGGTCTCGACAGTGCAGTGGCCGGAATTCTAAATTCGCTCACACCTTTATTCACGTTGATAGCGGGGCTGACATTTTTTGGACAAAAAACTAGAGCCGTTAACGTTGCAGGCGTATTGATTGGATTGATCGGCGCTGTAGGGTTGATTTATGTTACCGGCAGCGGCTCCCTCGAATTTCGTTTTTCCTTTGCAATCTACATCGTGGTGGCCACAATGCTCTATGCCATCCAAAGCAATATGATTAAATATTACCTGCACGACGTAAAGGCTGCTGCCATTGCCGCGATAGGATTTTTCTTTATCGGTGTTCCTGCCGGGATTCTGTTGTTTTTCTTCACCGACTTCACCCAGGTCATCGTTTCGGGTAATAATGCAGCATTGGCTTTCGTTTACATTGCCGTGCTGGGGATTTTCGGTTCAGCCATCGCCATCATATTATATAACAAACTCGTACAAACCACTACCGCCATTTTTGCTTCGTCGGTCACGTATTTTGTTCCGGTGGTGGCGCTTTTATGGGGAATGACCGACGGGGAACGCTTTACGGCAGGAGCATTCGGATTTGCAGCAGTGATACTGGCGGGTGTCGTTTTGGTAAATCGGGGTAGAAATCGTAACGCTCTGAATAAAATAAAGTAA
- the rpmA gene encoding 50S ribosomal protein L27, whose amino-acid sequence MAHKKGAGSSSNGRESHSKRLGVKIYGGQFARAGNIVVRQRGTAHHPGVNVGLGKDHTLFALVDGTVEFKRKRDNKSFVNILPLEQETPGVN is encoded by the coding sequence ATGGCTCATAAGAAAGGTGCAGGTAGTTCATCAAACGGACGCGAATCGCATAGCAAACGTCTTGGTGTAAAGATTTATGGCGGCCAGTTTGCCAGAGCAGGCAACATTGTAGTACGTCAGCGCGGCACAGCGCATCATCCCGGCGTTAATGTAGGCCTGGGCAAAGACCATACACTCTTCGCACTGGTGGATGGCACCGTTGAATTTAAAAGAAAAAGAGACAACAAATCGTTTGTTAATATCCTCCCCTTAGAGCAGGAAACTCCCGGGGTGAACTAA
- the rplU gene encoding 50S ribosomal protein L21 has protein sequence MYAIVDIAGQQFKIEKDKEIFVHRQAGEAGDNLSFGSVMLVGDGDSISVGKPFIDGAKVEATILEHLQGDKVLVFKKKRRKGYQKENGHRQQFTKVKIENIAL, from the coding sequence ATGTACGCAATAGTTGACATAGCTGGACAACAGTTTAAAATTGAAAAAGATAAAGAAATCTTTGTTCACCGCCAGGCAGGCGAAGCCGGCGACAACCTTAGTTTCGGGTCGGTAATGCTGGTAGGCGACGGCGACAGCATCAGCGTAGGAAAACCCTTTATTGATGGCGCCAAAGTAGAAGCCACCATACTGGAACATTTACAAGGCGACAAAGTGCTCGTCTTTAAAAAGAAAAGAAGAAAAGGCTACCAGAAAGAAAATGGTCATCGCCAGCAGTTTACCAAAGTGAAAATCGAAAACATCGCTTTGTAG